Proteins co-encoded in one Nitratireductor kimnyeongensis genomic window:
- a CDS encoding iron-containing alcohol dehydrogenase — MKLEGNWSYPTAVRFGAGRIRELAEACKAAGISKPLLVTDRGLAGMDITKNALDILEAAGLGRAMFSEVDPNPNDKNLEAGVKVFKDGGHDGVVAFGGGSGLDLGKLIAFMAGQTRPVWDFEDIGDWWTRADASKIAPNVAVPTTAGTGSEVGRAGVVTNSKTHVKKIIFHPKVLPSVVICDPELTVGMPKAITAGTGMDAFAHCLEAYSSAFYHPMSQGIALEGLRLVKEYLPRAYHDGADLEARAHMMSAAAMGAVAFQKGLGAIHALSHPVGALYNTHHGTTNAVVMPAVLKLNRPEIEPRIASAAAYLGISGGFDGFFDFVMNLRAELGIPDRLGDMGVGSDRIDEMVEMALVDPSGGGNPVKLTAANTKALFESCI, encoded by the coding sequence ATGAAGCTCGAAGGAAACTGGTCCTATCCCACCGCTGTACGGTTTGGCGCGGGGCGCATCAGGGAACTCGCCGAGGCCTGCAAGGCAGCCGGCATTTCAAAGCCGCTTCTGGTGACCGACCGCGGCCTTGCCGGCATGGACATCACGAAGAATGCGCTCGACATTCTGGAGGCTGCGGGCCTTGGGCGCGCCATGTTCTCGGAAGTCGATCCCAACCCGAATGACAAGAACCTCGAAGCCGGTGTGAAGGTTTTCAAGGACGGCGGTCATGACGGCGTTGTTGCCTTTGGCGGTGGCTCCGGCCTCGATCTCGGCAAGCTGATCGCCTTCATGGCCGGTCAGACACGACCGGTCTGGGATTTCGAAGACATTGGCGACTGGTGGACCCGCGCGGATGCTTCGAAAATCGCACCGAACGTGGCCGTTCCCACGACAGCCGGCACCGGCTCGGAAGTGGGGCGCGCCGGCGTTGTCACGAACTCCAAAACCCATGTCAAAAAAATCATCTTCCATCCGAAGGTGCTCCCCTCTGTGGTGATATGCGATCCGGAACTGACCGTGGGCATGCCCAAGGCAATCACCGCGGGCACGGGGATGGACGCCTTTGCGCATTGTCTGGAGGCCTATTCCTCGGCCTTCTACCACCCGATGAGCCAGGGCATCGCACTTGAAGGGCTTCGGCTCGTGAAAGAGTACCTTCCCCGTGCCTACCATGATGGAGCAGACCTCGAGGCTCGCGCGCACATGATGAGCGCCGCCGCCATGGGCGCTGTGGCGTTCCAGAAAGGCCTGGGCGCGATTCACGCGCTCTCGCACCCGGTCGGAGCGCTCTATAACACCCATCATGGCACGACCAATGCGGTGGTGATGCCGGCTGTGCTTAAGCTGAACCGGCCGGAGATCGAGCCGCGCATCGCGTCCGCTGCAGCCTATCTTGGCATATCGGGCGGGTTCGATGGTTTCTTCGATTTCGTCATGAACCTGCGTGCGGAGCTTGGCATTCCCGACCGGCTCGGCGACATGGGCGTCGGATCAGACCGCATCGACGAGATGGTGGAGATGGCGCTTGTAGACCCGAGTGGTGGGGGCAATCCGGTCAAGCTGACCGCAGCCAACACAAAGGCATTGTTTGAGTCCTGCATCTGA
- a CDS encoding glutamine synthetase family protein, with translation MAGKLTLESLKAAAEAGEIDTVLVALVDMQGRLMGKRFHVDFFLESAFEETHSCNYLLATDMEMFTVEGYRATSWSAGYGDYTMKPDLSTMRRIPWLEGTALVLCDVLDHHTHDDVPHSPRAILKKQVARLEAMGMKAMMASELEFFLFRDTFEEAAAKGYRGLERISAYNEDYHIFQTTKEEDVMRAIRNGLNGADVPVENSKGEADAGQEEINVRYTDALTMADRHAIVKNGCKEIAWKAGRAISFMAKWDDNAAGNSSHVHQSLWTLDGKPLFFDPSGEHGMSDMMKHYMAGLLAHAGEITCFLAPYINSYKRFAAGTFAPTKAIWSFDNRTAGYRVCGEDTKAVRVECRVGGADLNPYLAFAALIAAGIDGIENKRELEPAFVGDAYEGKGIREIPKTLRDAATALDGSKMLRAAFGDDVVDHYVHAARWEQSEYDRRVTDWEVRRGFERA, from the coding sequence ATGGCGGGCAAACTGACTTTGGAAAGCCTCAAGGCCGCGGCGGAAGCCGGCGAAATCGACACGGTGCTCGTGGCGTTGGTCGACATGCAGGGACGCCTGATGGGCAAGCGGTTCCATGTGGATTTCTTCCTCGAAAGCGCGTTCGAGGAGACCCATAGCTGCAACTATCTGCTCGCCACCGACATGGAAATGTTCACTGTCGAAGGCTATCGCGCGACAAGCTGGTCGGCAGGTTATGGCGACTACACGATGAAGCCGGACCTCTCGACGATGCGCCGCATTCCCTGGCTGGAGGGCACGGCACTGGTCCTATGCGACGTGCTCGACCACCACACGCATGACGATGTGCCCCATTCGCCGCGCGCCATCCTAAAAAAGCAGGTCGCGCGGCTGGAAGCCATGGGCATGAAGGCGATGATGGCCTCGGAGCTGGAGTTCTTCCTGTTCCGCGACACCTTCGAGGAAGCAGCCGCGAAGGGCTATCGCGGGCTGGAGCGCATCAGCGCTTACAACGAGGATTACCACATCTTCCAGACCACCAAGGAGGAGGACGTGATGCGGGCGATCCGCAACGGCCTCAACGGCGCGGATGTGCCGGTGGAGAACTCCAAGGGCGAGGCCGATGCCGGACAGGAAGAAATCAACGTCCGCTACACCGATGCACTCACCATGGCCGACCGCCACGCCATCGTGAAAAACGGCTGCAAGGAAATCGCCTGGAAGGCCGGCCGCGCCATCAGCTTCATGGCCAAATGGGACGACAATGCCGCCGGCAATTCCTCGCATGTGCACCAGTCGCTCTGGACGTTGGATGGCAAGCCGCTCTTTTTCGACCCCTCGGGCGAGCACGGCATGTCGGACATGATGAAACATTATATGGCGGGCCTGCTCGCCCATGCCGGCGAGATCACCTGTTTCCTCGCGCCCTATATCAATTCCTACAAGCGCTTTGCCGCCGGCACATTCGCCCCCACCAAGGCGATCTGGTCGTTCGACAACCGCACGGCGGGCTATCGAGTCTGCGGTGAGGACACGAAGGCGGTGCGCGTGGAATGCCGGGTCGGCGGCGCCGACCTGAACCCCTATCTTGCCTTCGCGGCCCTTATCGCGGCAGGCATTGATGGCATCGAAAACAAGAGAGAGCTGGAGCCGGCCTTTGTCGGTGATGCGTATGAGGGCAAAGGGATCCGAGAGATCCCCAAAACCCTGCGCGATGCCGCCACCGCGCTCGATGGCTCAAAAATGCTGCGTGCAGCCTTTGGTGATGACGTTGTCGATCACTATGTCCATGCAGCCCGCTGGGAACAATCCGAATATGATCGCCGCGTCACCGACTGGGAGGTCAGGCGCGGTTTTGAGAGAGCATGA
- a CDS encoding aldehyde dehydrogenase family protein: MTKTLQCISPIDGSVYAERPVMDPDKAAKLLASACQAQKAWAARPLDERIKLVNAGVARLNEMKDEVVPELAHMMGRPVRYGGEFGGMNERSAYMAEIAERALAPIVLEDSESFARRIERVPHGLVGVIAPWNYPYMTAMNTIVPALIAGNAVAVKHATQTLLVGERIVRAFHEAGIPEELFVNLFLDHAGTEKLIGERSFDFINFTGSVGGGRAIERAAAGTFTGLGLELGGKDPAYVMDDADIDWAVDVLMDGAMFNAGQCCCGIERIYVAEKHFDSFVEKSVEWVGKLKLGNPLDAETTIGPMANKRFAAEVRSQTEDALAQGAKALVDPKAFPEDDGGTYLMPQILIDVNHQMRVMREESFGPVVGIMPVKNDAEALDLMNDCEFGLTASLWTSDPERAAAIGADIETGTVFMNRADYLDPALCWTGCKNTGRGGALSEIGYHNLTRPKSYHMRKKQA; this comes from the coding sequence ATGACGAAAACCCTTCAATGCATTTCCCCCATCGACGGTTCGGTCTATGCCGAACGCCCCGTCATGGATCCCGACAAGGCGGCCAAGCTTCTCGCCAGCGCGTGCCAGGCACAGAAGGCCTGGGCGGCGCGGCCGCTCGATGAGCGTATCAAGCTGGTGAATGCCGGCGTTGCCCGCCTCAACGAGATGAAAGACGAGGTGGTGCCGGAGCTTGCCCACATGATGGGCCGCCCGGTGCGCTATGGCGGCGAGTTCGGCGGCATGAACGAGCGCTCCGCCTATATGGCGGAGATTGCCGAGCGTGCCCTCGCACCCATCGTTCTGGAGGATTCGGAAAGCTTCGCACGCCGCATCGAACGCGTTCCCCACGGGTTGGTCGGCGTCATCGCGCCGTGGAATTACCCTTACATGACAGCGATGAACACCATCGTTCCGGCCCTGATCGCCGGCAATGCTGTCGCCGTCAAGCACGCCACGCAGACGCTGCTCGTGGGTGAGCGCATCGTGCGCGCCTTCCATGAAGCGGGCATACCCGAAGAGCTGTTCGTCAACCTTTTCCTCGACCATGCCGGCACGGAAAAGCTGATTGGGGAGCGCTCTTTCGACTTCATCAATTTCACCGGCTCCGTCGGCGGTGGACGCGCCATCGAGCGGGCGGCTGCCGGCACCTTCACCGGGCTCGGGCTGGAACTCGGCGGCAAGGACCCCGCCTATGTGATGGACGATGCGGATATCGACTGGGCCGTCGATGTGCTGATGGACGGCGCAATGTTCAATGCCGGCCAGTGCTGCTGCGGCATCGAACGCATCTATGTCGCGGAGAAGCATTTCGACAGTTTTGTCGAGAAATCCGTCGAGTGGGTGGGCAAGCTGAAACTCGGCAATCCGCTGGACGCCGAAACCACCATCGGCCCCATGGCCAACAAGCGGTTTGCGGCCGAAGTGCGCAGCCAGACCGAAGACGCGCTGGCGCAGGGCGCAAAGGCGCTGGTCGATCCGAAAGCCTTCCCCGAGGATGATGGCGGCACCTATCTCATGCCGCAGATCCTGATCGACGTGAACCACCAGATGCGCGTGATGCGCGAGGAAAGCTTTGGCCCTGTCGTGGGCATCATGCCGGTGAAGAACGATGCCGAGGCACTCGATCTCATGAACGATTGTGAGTTCGGCCTGACCGCCTCGCTGTGGACATCCGATCCCGAGCGCGCGGCGGCTATCGGTGCAGACATCGAAACGGGCACTGTGTTCATGAACCGTGCCGACTATCTCGACCCGGCCCTTTGCTGGACCGGCTGTAAGAACACCGGGCGCGGCGGCGCGCTTTCCGAAATCGGCTACCACAATCTGACCCGCCCGAAATCCTACCACATGAGAAAGAAACAGGCATGA